A section of the Paenibacillus odorifer genome encodes:
- a CDS encoding YneF family protein encodes MSIALPIITLVVGLIGGFFIGVYYLRKQMTNMQNDPEMLQKVAKQMGYNLNGKQMQRAQQMMKTQGQPGARPGAAKGNKRRSK; translated from the coding sequence ATGAGTATCGCATTACCTATTATTACATTGGTCGTAGGTCTCATCGGTGGTTTTTTCATCGGTGTATATTATCTGCGCAAACAAATGACAAACATGCAGAATGATCCTGAAATGCTGCAAAAGGTTGCAAAGCAAATGGGTTATAACCTGAACGGGAAGCAAATGCAGCGTGCCCAGCAAATGATGAAGACTCAGGGACAGCCAGGTGCGCGCCCTGGAGCAGCTAAAGGGAATAAACG